The following nucleotide sequence is from Pseudomonas sp. RC10.
CGATCAGCGCCTTTACCGCCACGACATCATGGGCTCCGTCGCCCACGCCACAATGCTGGCGAAAGTCGGTGTGCTGACCGATGCCGAACGCGACACCATCGTCGATGGCCTGAAGACCATTCAGGGAGAAATCGAAGCGGGCACGTTCGACTGGCGTGTGGACCTGGAAGACGTGCACATGAACATCGAAGCGCGTCTGACCGACCGCATCGGGATCACCGGCAAAAAATTGCACACTGGCCGCAGCCGCAACGATCAGGTCGCCACCGACATTCGCCTGTGGCTGCGGGATGAAATCGACCTGATACTGGCCGAAATCACTCGTTTGCAAGAAGGCCTGCTGGGTCTGGCCGAACGCGAAGCCGACACCATCATGCCGGGCTTCACCCACCTGCAAACCGCACAGCCTGTGACCTTTGGGCATCACATGCTCGCTTGGTTCGAGATGTTGAGCCGCGACTACGAACGTCTGGTCGATTGCCGCAAACGCACCAACCGCATGCCGCTGGGCAGCGCGGCACTGGCCGGCACTACGTATCCGATTGATCGCGAACTGACCTGCCAGTTGCTGGGTTTCGAAGCCGTGGGCGGCAACTCGCTGGACAGCGTGTCCGATCGCGACTTCGCCATCGAATTCTGCTCGGCGGCCAGCGTGGCGATGATGCACCTGTCGCGCTTCTCCGAAGAGTTGGTGCTGTGGACCAGCGCGCAATTCCAGTTCATCGATCTGCCGGACCGCTTCTGCACCGGCAGCTCGATCATGCCGCAAAAGAAAAACCCTGACGTGCCGGAGCTGGTCCGTGGCAAAAGCGGCCGCGTGTTCGGCGCGCTGATGGGCCTGCTGACCTTGATGAAGGGCCAACCGCTGGCCTACAACAAGGACAATCAGGAAGACAAAGAACCGTTGTTCGATGCTGCCGATACCCTGCGTGACTCGCTGCGAGCCTTCGCCGACATGATTCCTGCGATCAAGCCTAAACACGCGATCATGCGTGAAGCGGCCCTGCGTGGTTTTTCGACCGCGACCGACCTGGCCGACTACCTGGTTCGCCGTGGCCTGCCGTTCCGTGACTGCCACGAAATCGTGGGCCATGCCGTTAAATACGGCGTGGAAACCGGCAAGGACCTGGCGGAAATGACGCTGGAAGAACTGCGTCAATTCAGCGATCAGATCGAACAGGACGTGTTCGCTGTTCTGACGCTGGAAGGTTCGGTCAACGCCCGAAACCACATCGGTGGCACTGCGCCTGCGCAGGTAAAAGCGGCAGTCGGACGCGGCAAGCAACTGCTCGCGACTCGCTGATTTCGAACGGTAGGAGCGCGCTTGCCCATGATGTGGGCAAGCGCGCTCCTCAAAGGCCCCGCTACGCTGCCCCTGTGGGCCTGACCCTTTCCAGAAACACCGGATAATCCACCTCCCGATCCGCCGCCACGATGCGCGCACTCGGCCGGTCATTCAGTCGCGCCAGCAACTCCCTCGCCCCTTTCACCTCATCCAGCAGGTTCAAGCCCATCAGGCGCTCGCCCACCTGCTGCGACAGATCCACGCTGTACATGAAATAGATGTCCGCCAGCGTAAAGTCGGCGCCCGTCAGATAGGGGGCGAATCGCGCCCGCCTCGCCAGCGCGGCAAAGCCTTTGATCAGATCCCGTTTGGCCTTGGCCTTCAGCGCATCCGGCGTTGCCCGTCCGCCGAACAGCACTTCGACATAACACAGCCGTGCGGGCAGTTCGATGTAGAGCTCGATTTCCTTGGCGGTCGTCCAGACCTGAGCACGGAGGAACGGGTCAGCGGGCAACAAGGGGATGTGAGGGTGTGTGTCTTCGAGGTAGCGCAGGATGACGTCGGTTTCGCTGATGAACCCCTCATCCGTCTGCAAAACCGGTACCTTGCCCCGCGCGCTGACGGCGAGGGTGTCCGGGTTCTGGCAGCCGTGCATGGACACGACTTCAAACGGGAGTTGCTTCTCCAGCAGCGCCAGTTTGACCATGTTGAAATAGTTGCTTGAGGCGAATCCGTAAAGCTTGAGCATTGGCAGGCCTCCTTGGCCTTTTGAAGCGGTCATTTCAGCCCTGTCCGACACGCGTTGCCGGACCTGAGCGGAGGAACCCTAACAACCGGTTACGTCGTCGGGCTTGACGTGCATCATGCGCACTGACGATCACCTGACACCCGATTGCAGTTAAACTGCCGGCCTTTCCTGAGGAGTCCGCCATGAGCGACCGCATCGACAACGACGAAGAAGAGTTCGCTGAATCGACCCTGATCCAGGCCATCGAAAACCAGATCGAGAGCGACAACCCGCCCGCCGCCAAAGCCACGTTCAACAAGCTGACCCTGGTGGGTTACGAACGTGACGACATTCTGGAAATGATGGCCCACGTGCTGGCCGTCGAGATTGACGGCATTCTCGAAGAAGACCGCCCGTTCAACACCGAATGGTATGAAAAAGCCCTTCGCGCCCTGCCAGAACTGCCACCGGGCGTGAAGCTGGAAGAAGAATGACATCCAGCCCTGTAGCAGTCCGGCTTGCCGACAGCGATGTCATTGAAGTTGCTAATTGCGCAGGTCTGTAGAAGCGTGGCATGTCCCGCGACCTGCCGCGAAGCGGCAGCCAATCGGATTAACGCGGTATACCTGATACACCGAATGCGCAGGGTTTACGACGGGTTCCCCGTCGATCGCGGAACAAGCCACGCTCCTACAGATACATGCGCTCTAAGCTTCACCTGACGACCGGCCAGATACTTCCTGCAAAATTCCCAGACCCTAACTACACTGCAGAGGCCTCGCTGCCGCTTGACCTACGGGGCTGTCACGTCTGCGATTCCTTCGCCGCGTCATCCATTACAAAAAGTCTGGAGCCTCTATGTCGTATACCCCTGAGTTGGTTGCCGAACTGGAAATCCTGTCACTGTTCAATCTGCGCAATACCCAGGAGGGCCTCAAGGTCCATCACGTGGCCGCGCCTTCTGCCGTTGCCGCCGCCAAACGTCTTTTCGAGAAAGGCCTGACGACTCAGGTCGACGGGGGCTACCTCACCAGTCTGGGACTGGATGCCGCCGAACACGCGCAATCCCTGCTGATCATCCTTGCCACGACCCAGGAAGCGGCCTGACATCGCCGCCTCGCGAAACCTTTACCAGGAGGCATCAAATAAAGGTTTCGCGAACCCTTCATTTGTAAGATGCTGCGCCGATAAAAAATTGGCGCCATAAAAACTCACAGCCGCCTGATGCTGGGTCTTCTTGCCGTCGCCATTCTTGTTCCCCAGCAGTGCCGTTCGTCGGCCTTGAGTCACGATGACCCGTAGTTTCGAGATCCGCCCCGATCTGGATGAGGGCATCGACCGTAAGGTCCTCAGCCAGTTGCGCAACCGATTTCTGACCCTCAACGAAGGGCGGCTCGGCCGCGCCAACGAAGGGCTGTCCACCCGCCAACAATCAGTTTTGGCGCTGCTGCCGCTGTTTTTCCACGTCAACCACCCGCTGTTGCCTGGCTACGTTTCCGGCGCAACCCCGGCCGGGGTTTCACATTACGAACCGGACGCCCAGGCCCTCGCCGAAGCGCAACGGCTCACGCGCTCGTTTTCCTACAAGCCTCGCCGAGGCAATCCGCCGCAGCCGATCCACGGCATTTTCCTGATGGGCAGCCTGGGCACACTGGCGCAGGCTGACGACAGCGACATGGACGTGTGGATCTGCCACGACACGAACCTCTCGCCCGAAGAAATTCTGGAGCTGCGCAAAAAGTGCCACGCGCTGGAAGTCTGGGCCGCCACGATGGGGGCAGAAGCGCATTTTTTCCTGATCGACCCTGAACGCTTCGTGCTCGGCGAGCGCGATGCGCAACTCAGTGGCGAGGATTGCGGAACGACTCAGCATTACCTGTTGCTCGACGAGTTCTACCGCACTGCGATCTGGCTGGCCGGGCGCACCCCCATCTGGTGGTTGGTGCCGGTCTACGAAGAAACGCGCTACGCGGAATACACCCACACGCTGCTGTCCAAACGTTTCATCCGGGAGGATGAAGTGCTGGACCTTGGCAACCTGTCCCACATCCCGCCGGGGGAATTCCTCGGCGCGGGCCTCTGGCAGCTGTTCAAAGGGATCGAATCGCCCTACAAGTCCGTCCTCAAGCTGCTGCTGACTGAGGCCTACGCCAGTGAGCACCCACAGGTGCAGTGCTTGAGCATGCGCCTGAAAAAAGAGGTGTTCGCCAATCGCGTGGACCTCGACGAGCTTGACCCGTACATGATGGTGTATCGCCGGATTGAGGAATATCTGCTGGCCCGAGGCGAACCGGAACGACTCGAACTGGTGCGCCGCAGCCTGTACCTGAAAGTGAACAAGAAGCTCACCGGCTTGCCCCGCCAGCGCACCACGAGCTGGCAGCGTCTGTTGCTGGAGCGTCTGGCGAAAGAATGGAAGTGGGATGAGCGCCAACTGGCGTTGCTCGACAGCCGCAGCCAGTGGAAGGTGCGTCAGGTGGCCAGCGAACGCCGCGCATTGGTCAGCGAGCTGAATTACAGCTACCGCTTCCTGACCCAATTTGCCCGCGAGCAAAACACAGTTAACTCGATCAACAAACGCGACCTCAACATCTTGGGTCGTCGGCTGTACGCCGCGTTTGAACGCAAGGCGGGCAAGGTCGAATTCATCAATCCCGGGATTTCGCCGGACCTGGCCGAAGACACGCTGACGCTGGTGCAGTCGCCGAACAAACGCGAGCCTGGCAAATATCAGTGGGGCCTGTACAACGGCAATCTCGGCGCCCACGAGTGGGAATCTTTCGCTCCAATCAAGCGCAGCCGCGAGTTGCTGGAGCTGCTCGCGTGGTGCCACCGCAATAACGTGATCGACAGCAGCACCCGCCTGGCCTTGCACCCCGGCAGTAGCGACCTGACCGAATTCGAGCTGTTTAACCTCCAGGGTGCGCTGCAACACAGCATCCCGATGCCGCTGGGCACGGTGGCCGAAGACGTGCTGCTGCGCCCCAGCGTGCCGAGCGAAATCCTGCTGCTGGTGAACGTGGGCGTCGATCCGCTCAAACACCACAAGGACCTGAACATCCTGATGACCACCGAGCGGACCGACTCCCTGAGTTACGCCGGGGTCCGGGAAAACCTGGTGCTGACCTTCGACCAGATCACGCTCAACAGTTGGAACGAGGTGTTGGTCAATCGATTCGACGGGCCCAATGCGTTGCTGGATTGCATGACCGATTTGCTCAACAACCTGCCCGCGACGTTGCCAAAACCGGTGATCAGCGTGCGCTGCTTCTGCCACAACCGCGCGCCCGCCATCGCCCAACGGGTCGAAGAGCTGATTCAGACGGCGCAACTGCTGTTGGCTCGCGGGTTGAATCATCGCTATCTGATTCAGGTGGAGCACCACTACTGCGTCATGGAGATGAAGCCCGGCCAGGTCGCCCATGTCACGCTCGATGACCTGCCAGCGCTCTATGAATACCTCGGCGAAGAGCTGCCCGCTTACAGCCCGATTCATCTGGACCCCCAGGCGCTGGACGACAGTGACCTCTCGCTGATCATTCCCCACGGTCAGCCGGAATGCATTCAAGTGTTCTACCGGATCAACGAACCCAACGCGGACCTGTACGTGCTGGATGAGCACAACGCGCTGTGGCATCAGCGTTTGCCCTATCACGACGAGCCAAGCCTGCTGGTGCCGCTGCAACGTTTTTTACAATCGCTGATGTTCCGGCGTGGTGCGCTGTTACCGTTGGACAACCCGCTTGAGCCGCAAAACCTGGAAACCCTGTATTACCGCGTAATGCCGGATGGCGCGGGTCGGGCGCGGCGCATCGAGCAACGGCTGGGGCCGGTCATATCCACCGACAAGCCGTTTTACGACGTGCAGGCCATCGTCGAAGAGGCGTCACCGGGTCAGGTGAGCGTCACGCTGTATTGCGACGGCATGGAGTTTTCGGAGCTGGAGTTTGGCGAGCAACTGTTCAGCGTCGTGGCGCGGCAGATTCTCGATCAGCGCCGGGAGCCGCAACGCTATCGCTGCTACATCACGGACCTGGATTTGTCGGGAATTCTGGCGGATACGCGGGGGCAAACGATCCTGTTCCTGCGCTACAAGGCCGAGCTTGAGAAGTCGCTGAATGATGCGATGGAAGAGGCTTGAGCCAAATCGCCTCGATCCCTTGGCGAACACTGCACCTTGTGGGAGCCGGCTTGCTGGCGAAAGCGGTATGCCAGCAAGATCGGAGTCGTCTAACACACCCGATTCGCCAGCAAGCCGGCTCCCACAGGGAATTTAGGTATACCCAAAACGCGGGATCAGGCGCTGGCCCGGCGTTGATCGGCCTGGCTCACAATCTCGCGTCTGCGCTCATCCGTCGCCGCTCGCCATTCGCGGATGTCTTCGACATGGCGATGACAGCCGGTACAGACTTTCTGCTCATCGAGCCGGCAAACGCTGATGCAGGGCGACGGTACGGCAGGGCTGACGTTGCTGAACAACGGCTTGGGTGCTTTGGCAGGTGCAGCGTTGGTCACTGGCGGTTTCCGTCTTCATGACCGTCAATATCGTCGAACTCGATTTCGACACCGGCCTGTTTCAACGCCAGACGATGAAGCATCTCGCCCAACAGCTCTTCACTCTTGTCGCAGACCCAACGTTTTGCTTCTTCGTCGTAATCGAAGTGAAAGCCGCCCGCAGGCGCCGCCAGCCATAGCTGACGCAATGGCTCCTGGCGGCTGATGATGAATTGCGTGCCGTTTTCGAATTTGACGGTCAAGACGCCGGCCGAACTCTCAAGGTCCAGGTCCAGATCGCTCTCGTCAAAGATGTCTTCGAGCTTTTCTTGGGTCGCATCGACCAGGTCGTGAAAGCGGGCTTCGGTCAAACTCATTGCAGGAACCTCGAAAGTGTCTACGGATGGCGCAGCGACGCAAGATACGGTCGCTTCCAGCCAATTGCAAAGCATACCCGCCCATTTGCAGGTCGACGCGCCAAAAAATGCGCGACCATCGCCAACATATCCGGCAGTTGCGTCAAAGCCCCGCCGGACGGGAGCCGTGGCGCATAGGCAATCTGTCGGGTGGTCGGTATACTCGGGCGCAATTAATGCTTATACAAAGGATTTCGCCATGAAGCGCCTGATTTCCTCCCTGGCCACGCTCCTCGCTGTTGCGTGCCTGGTCTCTGCCTGCGGTCAAAA
It contains:
- the cyaY gene encoding iron donor protein CyaY — encoded protein: MSLTEARFHDLVDATQEKLEDIFDESDLDLDLESSAGVLTVKFENGTQFIISRQEPLRQLWLAAPAGGFHFDYDEEAKRWVCDKSEELLGEMLHRLALKQAGVEIEFDDIDGHEDGNRQ
- the argH gene encoding argininosuccinate lyase, with amino-acid sequence MSTDKTNQSWGGRFSEPVDAFVARFTASVTFDQRLYRHDIMGSVAHATMLAKVGVLTDAERDTIVDGLKTIQGEIEAGTFDWRVDLEDVHMNIEARLTDRIGITGKKLHTGRSRNDQVATDIRLWLRDEIDLILAEITRLQEGLLGLAEREADTIMPGFTHLQTAQPVTFGHHMLAWFEMLSRDYERLVDCRKRTNRMPLGSAALAGTTYPIDRELTCQLLGFEAVGGNSLDSVSDRDFAIEFCSAASVAMMHLSRFSEELVLWTSAQFQFIDLPDRFCTGSSIMPQKKNPDVPELVRGKSGRVFGALMGLLTLMKGQPLAYNKDNQEDKEPLFDAADTLRDSLRAFADMIPAIKPKHAIMREAALRGFSTATDLADYLVRRGLPFRDCHEIVGHAVKYGVETGKDLAEMTLEELRQFSDQIEQDVFAVLTLEGSVNARNHIGGTAPAQVKAAVGRGKQLLATR
- a CDS encoding TIGR02647 family protein, with protein sequence MSYTPELVAELEILSLFNLRNTQEGLKVHHVAAPSAVAAAKRLFEKGLTTQVDGGYLTSLGLDAAEHAQSLLIILATTQEAA
- a CDS encoding glutathione S-transferase family protein: MLKLYGFASSNYFNMVKLALLEKQLPFEVVSMHGCQNPDTLAVSARGKVPVLQTDEGFISETDVILRYLEDTHPHIPLLPADPFLRAQVWTTAKEIELYIELPARLCYVEVLFGGRATPDALKAKAKRDLIKGFAALARRARFAPYLTGADFTLADIYFMYSVDLSQQVGERLMGLNLLDEVKGARELLARLNDRPSARIVAADREVDYPVFLERVRPTGAA
- a CDS encoding class I adenylate cyclase produces the protein MTRSFEIRPDLDEGIDRKVLSQLRNRFLTLNEGRLGRANEGLSTRQQSVLALLPLFFHVNHPLLPGYVSGATPAGVSHYEPDAQALAEAQRLTRSFSYKPRRGNPPQPIHGIFLMGSLGTLAQADDSDMDVWICHDTNLSPEEILELRKKCHALEVWAATMGAEAHFFLIDPERFVLGERDAQLSGEDCGTTQHYLLLDEFYRTAIWLAGRTPIWWLVPVYEETRYAEYTHTLLSKRFIREDEVLDLGNLSHIPPGEFLGAGLWQLFKGIESPYKSVLKLLLTEAYASEHPQVQCLSMRLKKEVFANRVDLDELDPYMMVYRRIEEYLLARGEPERLELVRRSLYLKVNKKLTGLPRQRTTSWQRLLLERLAKEWKWDERQLALLDSRSQWKVRQVASERRALVSELNYSYRFLTQFAREQNTVNSINKRDLNILGRRLYAAFERKAGKVEFINPGISPDLAEDTLTLVQSPNKREPGKYQWGLYNGNLGAHEWESFAPIKRSRELLELLAWCHRNNVIDSSTRLALHPGSSDLTEFELFNLQGALQHSIPMPLGTVAEDVLLRPSVPSEILLLVNVGVDPLKHHKDLNILMTTERTDSLSYAGVRENLVLTFDQITLNSWNEVLVNRFDGPNALLDCMTDLLNNLPATLPKPVISVRCFCHNRAPAIAQRVEELIQTAQLLLARGLNHRYLIQVEHHYCVMEMKPGQVAHVTLDDLPALYEYLGEELPAYSPIHLDPQALDDSDLSLIIPHGQPECIQVFYRINEPNADLYVLDEHNALWHQRLPYHDEPSLLVPLQRFLQSLMFRRGALLPLDNPLEPQNLETLYYRVMPDGAGRARRIEQRLGPVISTDKPFYDVQAIVEEASPGQVSVTLYCDGMEFSELEFGEQLFSVVARQILDQRREPQRYRCYITDLDLSGILADTRGQTILFLRYKAELEKSLNDAMEEA
- a CDS encoding DUF1289 domain-containing protein, producing MTNAAPAKAPKPLFSNVSPAVPSPCISVCRLDEQKVCTGCHRHVEDIREWRAATDERRREIVSQADQRRASA